The following are encoded in a window of Doryrhamphus excisus isolate RoL2022-K1 chromosome 16, RoL_Dexc_1.0, whole genome shotgun sequence genomic DNA:
- the cpb2 gene encoding carboxypeptidase B2, which produces MWAIVICFALMSQLLWTGHCTETHDQILSITPTTPEQVDILKNISSQYETTLWQPAHHQYIQEETQVHLYVPANSSSVVKELLQRYTITHQVLLDNAKELIEMQTRNDTTDPRSSVSFYERYHSLEDIYRWINHTTQDNPDTIQTILLGSSYEKRPLYALKLSVNSENKKAMWIDCGIHAREWISPAFCLWFIQYSLAFYKQNKDITDILDNMNVYVLPVMNPDGYHYTWTTNRMWRKNRSISRSGSCVGVDLNRNFDANWCTEGASKEPCSEIYCGAFPESEPESEAVANFLRSNKDTIQLYLTIHAYSQMLLFPYSCTLEEAENHNELLEMAQEASQTIRRHYRNTYKYGAGAKTIYLAPGGSDDWAYNLGIKYSFTFELQDRGQYGFLLPPSHISKACNEALLAVKTIAQRVIEKTQAATA; this is translated from the exons ATGTGGGCAATTGTGATTTGCTTTGCTTTAATGAGCCAGCTCCTCTGGACAGGACACTGCACTGAAACCCA TGACCAAATTCTATCAATCACACCAACAACACCAGAACAAGTGGACATCTTGAAGAATATATCCAGTCAATATGAG accACACTGTGGCAACCTGCACACCACCAGTACATCCAAGAGGAAACTCAGGTTCACCTCTACGTTCCTGCAAACAGCTCATCCGTGGTCAAAGAGTTGCTACAGAGATATACAATAACACACCA GGTGTTATTGGACAACGCCAAGGAACTGATCGAAATGCAGACGAGGAACGACACCACGGACCCTCGAAGCAGCGTGTCTTTCTACGAGAGATATCACAGCCTGGAAGAC ATCTATCGTTGGATTAACCACACCACACAGGACAACCCCGACACAATCCAAACTATTCTTCTGGGTTCCTCGTACGAGAAGCGACCCCTCTACGCCCTTAAG TTGTCAGTTAACAGCGAGAATAAGAAAGCCATGTGGATTGACTGTGGGATCCACGCCAGAGAGTGGATCTCTCCTGCTTTCTGCTTGTGgtttatacagtat TCCTTAGCTTTTTACAAGCAAAACAAAGACATAACCGACATTTTGGACAACATGAATGTGTATGTCTTGCCCGTGATGAACCCGGATGGATACCACTACACGTGGACTACG AACCGTATGTGGAGGAAGAATCGGTCCATCAGCAGAAGCGGCTCCTGTGTTGGTGTTGACCTAAACAGGAACTTTGATGCCAACTGGTGTA CGGAGGGGGCCTCCAAAGAGCCCTGCAGTGAGATCTACTGCGGTGCTTTCCCTGAATCAGAACCCGAATCAGAGGCCGTAGCTAACTTCCTGCGCAGTAACAAAGACACCATCCAGCTCTACCTCACCATCCACGCATATTCTCAGATGCTGCTCTTTCCATATTCCTGCACCTTGGAGGAGGCCGAGAACCACAACGAACTG CTTGAGATGGCCCAAGAAGCTTCACAAACTATCAGAAGACATTACAGAAACACCTACAAATATGGTGCAGGAGCAAAGACAATAT ACCTAGCTCCCGGTGGATCTGACGACTGGGCGTACAATCTCGGCATCAAGTACTCGTTCACGTTCGAGCTCCAGGACCGCGGGCAATATGGCTTTCTCCTGCCACCGTCTCACATTTCTAAGGCATGCAATGAAGCTCTGCTTGCAGTGAAGACCATAGCTCAAAGGGTCATTGAGAAAACACAGGCTGCAACAGCTTAA
- the alg11 gene encoding GDP-Man:Man(3)GlcNAc(2)-PP-Dol alpha-1,2-mannosyltransferase isoform X3, giving the protein MSAHDQLVLCLCTLTGFLWKLLLPLVFVSLLLLAVLVLLVLAVRLWLQGKRSARKARTGRPAVAFFHPYCNAGGGGERVLWCAIRALQQRYSHMDFVVYTGDLDVLPHEIVDGARRRFNIVLPRAVDFVFLRHRLLVEPNLFPHFTLLGQSLGSIFLGWEALTEFVPDIYVDSMGYAFTLPLFRYLGGCSVATYVHYPTISTDMLSVVGDRNPRFNNPDYVSNSLLLSAVKMLYYCMFALLYSMAGSCNHLIMVNSSWTLEHILTLWRAPSRTSVVYPPCDVSAFLDIPLEEHKDKTCHTIVSIGQFRPEKDHRNQEDQDRVLMLRGLCQEHGVADKVEFKLNVPFEELKKELQEATIGLHTMWNEHFGIGVVECMAAGKVILAHKSGGPKLDIVVPFEGGRTGFLADDEDSYAEAIEAILNLTPANRLQIRHNARQSVTRFSDQEFQVSFLAAMELLIGTVER; this is encoded by the exons ATGTCGGCGCACGACCAGCTGGTTctctgtttgtgtacattaacaGG CTTCCTGTGGAAGTTGCTGTTGCCTCTGGTGTTTGTGAGCCTGCTGCTGCTTGCCGTTCTGGTCCTGCTGGTGTTGGCCGTGCGTCTGTGGCTGCAGGGAAAAAGGAGCGCTCGGAAGGCGAGGACTGGACGTCCGGCGGTGGCCTTCTTCCATCCGTACTGCAACGCTGGTGGTGGAGGAGAGAGGGTGCTGTGGTGTGCCATCCGGGCTTTGCAGCAAAG GTACTCACACATGGACTTTGTGGTGTACACCGGGGACCTGGATGTTTTGCCTCATGAGATTGTGGATGGAGCGCGACGTCGTTTCAACATCGTGCTCCCCCGTGCCGTTGACTTTGTGTTCCTGAGGCACCGACTTCTTGTGGAGCCCAACCTCTTTCCTCACTTCACTCTGCTCGGGCAAAGCCTGGGCTCCATCTTCTTGGGATGGGAGGCGCTCACAGAATTCGTACCTGACATCTATGTCGATTCAATGGGTTACGCCTTCACTCTGCCCCTTTTCCGCTACCTAGGAGGCTGCAGCGTGGCCACTTACGTTCACTACCCCACCATCAGCACCGACATGCTGTCTGTGGTGGGCGACAGGAACCCGAG GTTCAACAACCCAGATTATGTGTCCAACAGCCTGCTCCTGAGTGCCGTCAAGATGCTCTACTACTGCATGTTCGCCCTGCTCTACAGCATGGCCGGCTCCTGCAACCATCTCATCATGGTCAACTCCTCCTGGACACTGGAGCACATTCTAACACTGTGGCGAGCACCCAGCCGCACCAGCGTGGTCTACCCGCCCTGCGACGTCAGCGCGTTCCTTGACATCCCGCTGGAGGAGCACAAGGACAAAACGTGCCACACCATCGTCTCTATCGGGCAGTTCCGTCCAGAGAAGGACCACAG GAATCAGGAGGACCAGGATCGGGTGCTGATGTTGCGGGGGCTTTGCCAGGAGCACGGCGTGGCCGACAAGGTGGAGTTTAAACTGAACGTACCCTTTGAGGAGTTGAAGAAGGAGTTGCAGGAGGCCACTATTGGACTGCACACCATGTGGAACGAGCACTTTGGGATAG GTGTCGTGGAGTGCATGGCAGCAGGGAAAGTCATCCTCGCCCACAAGTCCGGCGGTCCCAAGCTGGACATTGTAGTGCCTTTCGAGGGCGGTCGGACAGGCTTCCTTGCAGACGACGAGGACAGCTACGCCGAGGCCATCGAGGCCATCCTCAATCTAACACCTGCGAACCGTCTACAGATAAGACACAACGCACGGCAGTCGGTGACTCGCTTCTCGGATCAGGAATTTCAAGTCTCTTTCCTGGCCGCTATGGAGCTTCTGATTGGGACAGTTGAGCGATGA
- the alg11 gene encoding GDP-Man:Man(3)GlcNAc(2)-PP-Dol alpha-1,2-mannosyltransferase isoform X2 has translation MSAHDQLVLCLCTLTGFLWKLLLPLVFVSLLLLAVLVLLVLAVRLWLQGKRSARKARTGRPAVAFFHPYCNAGGGGERVLWCAIRALQQRYSHMDFVVYTGDLDVLPHEIVDGARRRFNIVLPRAVDFVFLRHRLLVEPNLFPHFTLLGQSLGSIFLGWEALTEFVPDIYVDSMGYAFTLPLFRYLGGCSVATYVHYPTISTDMLSVVGDRNPSLLLSAVKMLYYCMFALLYSMAGSCNHLIMVNSSWTLEHILTLWRAPSRTSVVYPPCDVSAFLDIPLEEHKDKTCHTIVSIGQFRPEKDHRLQITAFKKVLDRRRDAKEALKLILIGGCRNQEDQDRVLMLRGLCQEHGVADKVEFKLNVPFEELKKELQEATIGLHTMWNEHFGIGVVECMAAGKVILAHKSGGPKLDIVVPFEGGRTGFLADDEDSYAEAIEAILNLTPANRLQIRHNARQSVTRFSDQEFQVSFLAAMELLIGTVER, from the exons ATGTCGGCGCACGACCAGCTGGTTctctgtttgtgtacattaacaGG CTTCCTGTGGAAGTTGCTGTTGCCTCTGGTGTTTGTGAGCCTGCTGCTGCTTGCCGTTCTGGTCCTGCTGGTGTTGGCCGTGCGTCTGTGGCTGCAGGGAAAAAGGAGCGCTCGGAAGGCGAGGACTGGACGTCCGGCGGTGGCCTTCTTCCATCCGTACTGCAACGCTGGTGGTGGAGGAGAGAGGGTGCTGTGGTGTGCCATCCGGGCTTTGCAGCAAAG GTACTCACACATGGACTTTGTGGTGTACACCGGGGACCTGGATGTTTTGCCTCATGAGATTGTGGATGGAGCGCGACGTCGTTTCAACATCGTGCTCCCCCGTGCCGTTGACTTTGTGTTCCTGAGGCACCGACTTCTTGTGGAGCCCAACCTCTTTCCTCACTTCACTCTGCTCGGGCAAAGCCTGGGCTCCATCTTCTTGGGATGGGAGGCGCTCACAGAATTCGTACCTGACATCTATGTCGATTCAATGGGTTACGCCTTCACTCTGCCCCTTTTCCGCTACCTAGGAGGCTGCAGCGTGGCCACTTACGTTCACTACCCCACCATCAGCACCGACATGCTGTCTGTGGTGGGCGACAGGAACCCGAG CCTGCTCCTGAGTGCCGTCAAGATGCTCTACTACTGCATGTTCGCCCTGCTCTACAGCATGGCCGGCTCCTGCAACCATCTCATCATGGTCAACTCCTCCTGGACACTGGAGCACATTCTAACACTGTGGCGAGCACCCAGCCGCACCAGCGTGGTCTACCCGCCCTGCGACGTCAGCGCGTTCCTTGACATCCCGCTGGAGGAGCACAAGGACAAAACGTGCCACACCATCGTCTCTATCGGGCAGTTCCGTCCAGAGAAGGACCACAGGTTGCAGATCACAGCTTTCAAGAAGGTGTTGGATCGGCGGAGAGACGCCAAGGAGGCGCTGAAGCTTATCTTGATTGGAGGATGCAGGAATCAGGAGGACCAGGATCGGGTGCTGATGTTGCGGGGGCTTTGCCAGGAGCACGGCGTGGCCGACAAGGTGGAGTTTAAACTGAACGTACCCTTTGAGGAGTTGAAGAAGGAGTTGCAGGAGGCCACTATTGGACTGCACACCATGTGGAACGAGCACTTTGGGATAG GTGTCGTGGAGTGCATGGCAGCAGGGAAAGTCATCCTCGCCCACAAGTCCGGCGGTCCCAAGCTGGACATTGTAGTGCCTTTCGAGGGCGGTCGGACAGGCTTCCTTGCAGACGACGAGGACAGCTACGCCGAGGCCATCGAGGCCATCCTCAATCTAACACCTGCGAACCGTCTACAGATAAGACACAACGCACGGCAGTCGGTGACTCGCTTCTCGGATCAGGAATTTCAAGTCTCTTTCCTGGCCGCTATGGAGCTTCTGATTGGGACAGTTGAGCGATGA
- the alg11 gene encoding GDP-Man:Man(3)GlcNAc(2)-PP-Dol alpha-1,2-mannosyltransferase isoform X1 has protein sequence MSAHDQLVLCLCTLTGFLWKLLLPLVFVSLLLLAVLVLLVLAVRLWLQGKRSARKARTGRPAVAFFHPYCNAGGGGERVLWCAIRALQQRYSHMDFVVYTGDLDVLPHEIVDGARRRFNIVLPRAVDFVFLRHRLLVEPNLFPHFTLLGQSLGSIFLGWEALTEFVPDIYVDSMGYAFTLPLFRYLGGCSVATYVHYPTISTDMLSVVGDRNPRFNNPDYVSNSLLLSAVKMLYYCMFALLYSMAGSCNHLIMVNSSWTLEHILTLWRAPSRTSVVYPPCDVSAFLDIPLEEHKDKTCHTIVSIGQFRPEKDHRLQITAFKKVLDRRRDAKEALKLILIGGCRNQEDQDRVLMLRGLCQEHGVADKVEFKLNVPFEELKKELQEATIGLHTMWNEHFGIGVVECMAAGKVILAHKSGGPKLDIVVPFEGGRTGFLADDEDSYAEAIEAILNLTPANRLQIRHNARQSVTRFSDQEFQVSFLAAMELLIGTVER, from the exons ATGTCGGCGCACGACCAGCTGGTTctctgtttgtgtacattaacaGG CTTCCTGTGGAAGTTGCTGTTGCCTCTGGTGTTTGTGAGCCTGCTGCTGCTTGCCGTTCTGGTCCTGCTGGTGTTGGCCGTGCGTCTGTGGCTGCAGGGAAAAAGGAGCGCTCGGAAGGCGAGGACTGGACGTCCGGCGGTGGCCTTCTTCCATCCGTACTGCAACGCTGGTGGTGGAGGAGAGAGGGTGCTGTGGTGTGCCATCCGGGCTTTGCAGCAAAG GTACTCACACATGGACTTTGTGGTGTACACCGGGGACCTGGATGTTTTGCCTCATGAGATTGTGGATGGAGCGCGACGTCGTTTCAACATCGTGCTCCCCCGTGCCGTTGACTTTGTGTTCCTGAGGCACCGACTTCTTGTGGAGCCCAACCTCTTTCCTCACTTCACTCTGCTCGGGCAAAGCCTGGGCTCCATCTTCTTGGGATGGGAGGCGCTCACAGAATTCGTACCTGACATCTATGTCGATTCAATGGGTTACGCCTTCACTCTGCCCCTTTTCCGCTACCTAGGAGGCTGCAGCGTGGCCACTTACGTTCACTACCCCACCATCAGCACCGACATGCTGTCTGTGGTGGGCGACAGGAACCCGAG GTTCAACAACCCAGATTATGTGTCCAACAGCCTGCTCCTGAGTGCCGTCAAGATGCTCTACTACTGCATGTTCGCCCTGCTCTACAGCATGGCCGGCTCCTGCAACCATCTCATCATGGTCAACTCCTCCTGGACACTGGAGCACATTCTAACACTGTGGCGAGCACCCAGCCGCACCAGCGTGGTCTACCCGCCCTGCGACGTCAGCGCGTTCCTTGACATCCCGCTGGAGGAGCACAAGGACAAAACGTGCCACACCATCGTCTCTATCGGGCAGTTCCGTCCAGAGAAGGACCACAGGTTGCAGATCACAGCTTTCAAGAAGGTGTTGGATCGGCGGAGAGACGCCAAGGAGGCGCTGAAGCTTATCTTGATTGGAGGATGCAGGAATCAGGAGGACCAGGATCGGGTGCTGATGTTGCGGGGGCTTTGCCAGGAGCACGGCGTGGCCGACAAGGTGGAGTTTAAACTGAACGTACCCTTTGAGGAGTTGAAGAAGGAGTTGCAGGAGGCCACTATTGGACTGCACACCATGTGGAACGAGCACTTTGGGATAG GTGTCGTGGAGTGCATGGCAGCAGGGAAAGTCATCCTCGCCCACAAGTCCGGCGGTCCCAAGCTGGACATTGTAGTGCCTTTCGAGGGCGGTCGGACAGGCTTCCTTGCAGACGACGAGGACAGCTACGCCGAGGCCATCGAGGCCATCCTCAATCTAACACCTGCGAACCGTCTACAGATAAGACACAACGCACGGCAGTCGGTGACTCGCTTCTCGGATCAGGAATTTCAAGTCTCTTTCCTGGCCGCTATGGAGCTTCTGATTGGGACAGTTGAGCGATGA
- the alg11 gene encoding GDP-Man:Man(3)GlcNAc(2)-PP-Dol alpha-1,2-mannosyltransferase isoform X4, with amino-acid sequence MDFVVYTGDLDVLPHEIVDGARRRFNIVLPRAVDFVFLRHRLLVEPNLFPHFTLLGQSLGSIFLGWEALTEFVPDIYVDSMGYAFTLPLFRYLGGCSVATYVHYPTISTDMLSVVGDRNPRFNNPDYVSNSLLLSAVKMLYYCMFALLYSMAGSCNHLIMVNSSWTLEHILTLWRAPSRTSVVYPPCDVSAFLDIPLEEHKDKTCHTIVSIGQFRPEKDHRLQITAFKKVLDRRRDAKEALKLILIGGCRNQEDQDRVLMLRGLCQEHGVADKVEFKLNVPFEELKKELQEATIGLHTMWNEHFGIGVVECMAAGKVILAHKSGGPKLDIVVPFEGGRTGFLADDEDSYAEAIEAILNLTPANRLQIRHNARQSVTRFSDQEFQVSFLAAMELLIGTVER; translated from the exons ATGGACTTTGTGGTGTACACCGGGGACCTGGATGTTTTGCCTCATGAGATTGTGGATGGAGCGCGACGTCGTTTCAACATCGTGCTCCCCCGTGCCGTTGACTTTGTGTTCCTGAGGCACCGACTTCTTGTGGAGCCCAACCTCTTTCCTCACTTCACTCTGCTCGGGCAAAGCCTGGGCTCCATCTTCTTGGGATGGGAGGCGCTCACAGAATTCGTACCTGACATCTATGTCGATTCAATGGGTTACGCCTTCACTCTGCCCCTTTTCCGCTACCTAGGAGGCTGCAGCGTGGCCACTTACGTTCACTACCCCACCATCAGCACCGACATGCTGTCTGTGGTGGGCGACAGGAACCCGAG GTTCAACAACCCAGATTATGTGTCCAACAGCCTGCTCCTGAGTGCCGTCAAGATGCTCTACTACTGCATGTTCGCCCTGCTCTACAGCATGGCCGGCTCCTGCAACCATCTCATCATGGTCAACTCCTCCTGGACACTGGAGCACATTCTAACACTGTGGCGAGCACCCAGCCGCACCAGCGTGGTCTACCCGCCCTGCGACGTCAGCGCGTTCCTTGACATCCCGCTGGAGGAGCACAAGGACAAAACGTGCCACACCATCGTCTCTATCGGGCAGTTCCGTCCAGAGAAGGACCACAGGTTGCAGATCACAGCTTTCAAGAAGGTGTTGGATCGGCGGAGAGACGCCAAGGAGGCGCTGAAGCTTATCTTGATTGGAGGATGCAGGAATCAGGAGGACCAGGATCGGGTGCTGATGTTGCGGGGGCTTTGCCAGGAGCACGGCGTGGCCGACAAGGTGGAGTTTAAACTGAACGTACCCTTTGAGGAGTTGAAGAAGGAGTTGCAGGAGGCCACTATTGGACTGCACACCATGTGGAACGAGCACTTTGGGATAG GTGTCGTGGAGTGCATGGCAGCAGGGAAAGTCATCCTCGCCCACAAGTCCGGCGGTCCCAAGCTGGACATTGTAGTGCCTTTCGAGGGCGGTCGGACAGGCTTCCTTGCAGACGACGAGGACAGCTACGCCGAGGCCATCGAGGCCATCCTCAATCTAACACCTGCGAACCGTCTACAGATAAGACACAACGCACGGCAGTCGGTGACTCGCTTCTCGGATCAGGAATTTCAAGTCTCTTTCCTGGCCGCTATGGAGCTTCTGATTGGGACAGTTGAGCGATGA